The Mercenaria mercenaria strain notata chromosome 10, MADL_Memer_1, whole genome shotgun sequence genome contains a region encoding:
- the LOC123561482 gene encoding ubiquitin carboxyl-terminal hydrolase 1-like, giving the protein MSLGNAAVNMGVPDTDSTGPMKKRQRLSLKAGRQKCVTPAQPPATDASNNASKTSPKQESERSDSSATMSSVSWTDSSTSASTSSSSSKVDMRVPAVASLENFGNTCFMNSVMQVLRYTPGFLHNLALLYQDVQASEKIKRKNKKSEDEPSSFAEDNNKRCCKVVKNVYKVYRDLSALEEKYDEVASDDVMSMAVKPNKILQAIRELNPMYEGHMQHDAQEFLRCFLCYFQDAEKEVQKFYSQLPHTLTPKINPIMERFLASSNTSQETKDKIVKIVNEVTENEATERSSTENVIEAEKVKVNLFPKSEIKTETAKSPRKVQVAPKVGDTAGVVDEVNEKVTHVGASTVVNQGDVIHVGLKAVTKLPSPGEIGESAESELHDSKGKQQREKASARKDRRCKPYDKSHKGQGKNKDKSEKLDNRRKGRKALVKETNQLSIIEGFTKTYSSKKRLGMRGAVLKKSAEELFDEVSGLEQTANKDSDTDSQRESTSPARSINSDNSDQGRSCDTENKQDIPSTLVEQSESGKLKDEKSENNISKSDAAVHCKEQKVSTNSSYQDVFTQFLSALPEEDSDSVEMQSDSDNEDIVLKKKKEKELRDSPRRSPRKVASEMLRTSPRKFEISKLALTSKSESSVMTVKHRLEFSGDKIHREGNPETENNTNTSHNATASDTSTTVSTPTVKSEIVDIESEGKMEKNEESPAIPMALLPVVKLENCDYILSEDGTSVSFAYATKCLSPLKSGCRSSSGSSNYLKQRTQLSMDISDEEEFKRALAEMFNSPVKSRSKYDLIERTFQGTMMLRTRCLQCESSRERQEDFHDVSVPVRIEKSDSDTEDEDDIQSKCDLLDLIEASTEVEKLLEENKYYCDECKTYVEAERSMHYDVMPDILTLHLKRFSSETGNPSNITKINDHVDIPLNLPCLRYKCAQSCLRPDHRYRLYGIVTHSGVTLTSGHYLAYVRSLPNQPTDNVPSRQQTLIGITDNENKSSEISENLLNKMDKSMPATRRKMGVATKLPSRFSDNVIANTKVKAFESVAVKKMKPDLVATLLPSKHYDGEWFECDDETVRVFDESDFVELLSEKSGSLLGTPYLLFYHKATMC; this is encoded by the exons gtaaataTGGGTGTGCCAGACACAGACAGTACAGGACCAATGAAAAAGCGTCAGCGGCTATCATTGAAGGCAGGACGACAGAAATGTGTGACACCTGCTCAGCCTCCAGCAACAGATGCCAGTAACAATGCCAGCAAAACATCACCAAAACA AGAGAGTGAGAGATCGGACAGTTCTGCAACAATGAGTAGTGTGTCATGGACTGACAGCAGTACCTCAGCTAGTACCTCCAGCTCCAGCAGTAAAGTTGATATGAGAGTGCCTGCTGTAGCTTCATTAGAAAACTTTG GGAACACATGCTTTATGAACTCAGTAATGCAGGTGCTCAGGTACACGCCTGGATTCCTACATAACCTGGCACTTCTCTACCAAGATGTACAGGCATCCGAGAAAATCAAACGGAAAAATAAAAAGAGCGAAGAT GAACCATCAAGTTTTGCAGAGGACAATAATAAGAGATGCTGTAAAGTTGTCAAAAATGTCTACAAG GTATACCGAGATCTGTCGGCATTGGAGGAAAAGTATGATGAGGTAGCATCTGATGATGTGATGTCCATGGCTGTCAAACCGAATAAAATATTACAAGCAATAAG GGAATTGAACCCGATGTATGAAGGACACATGCAACATGATGCTCAGGAGTTTCTCCGCTGCTTTCTTTGCTACTTTCAAGATGCAGAAAAAGAAGTGCAAAAATTCTACAGTCAACTTCCTCACACTTTAACTCCAAAAATCAATCCCATTATGGAGAGATTTCTGGCCAGCTCAAATACCAGCCAagaaacaaaagacaaaattgtgaaaattgtgaATGAAGTGACTGAAAATGAAGCTACTGAGAGAAGTAGCACAGAAAATGTGATAGAAGCAGAGAAGGTGAAAGTTAACTTGTTTCCAAAGTCAGAAATAAAAACTGAGACTGCAAAGTCACCTAGAAAAGTACAAGTTGCACCTAAGGTAGGAGATACTGCAGGAGTTGTTGATGAAGTAAATGAGAAAGTCACTCATGTTGGAGCTAGTACAGTTGTTAATCAAGGTGATGTTATTCATGTTGGCTTGAAAGCCGTTACAAAATTACCATCTCCTGGAGAGATTGGTGAAAGTGCTGAAAGTGAGTTACATGACAGTAAGGGTAAACAACAGAGAGAAAAGGCATCAGCCAGGAAAGACAGAAGATGTAAGCCATATGATAAAAGTCATAAGGGTCAAGGAAAGAATAAAGACAAAAGTGAGAAGTTAGATAATCGAAGGAAAGGTAGAAAAGCTCTGGTGAAAGAAACCAATCAGCTTTCAATCATTGAAGGGTTTACCAAAACATACTCATCCAAGAAAAGACTTGGAATGAGAGGGGCTGTTCTGAAAAAGTCAGCTGAGGAACTGTTTGATGAAGTAAGTGGTTTAGAACAAACTGCAAACAAAGACTCTGATACAGATTCTCAAAGAGAAAGTACTTCACCAGCTAGATCGATTAACAGTGATAATAGTGATCAAGGCAGAAGCTGTGATACCGAAAACAAACAAGATATACCCTCCACTTTAGTTGAGCAGTCAGAGTCCGGAAAGCTGAAGGatgaaaaatctgaaaataacatTTCGAAGTCTGATGCAGCAGTTCATTGTAAAGAGCAGAAAGTGTCAACAAACAGTTCCTACCAAGATGTGTTTACCCAATTTCTTTCTGCATTACCAGAAGAAGATTCTGATTCTGTAGAAATGCAGTCTGATTCTGATAATGAAGACATTGTTTTaaagaagaagaaagaaaagGAGCTCCGGGATTCACCAAGAAGGTCACCTAGAAAGGTGGCTTCGGAGATGTTAAGAACCAGTCCACGAAAGTTTGAAATATCCAAGCTTGCTCTAACCTCTAAATCTGAGTCTTCTGTGATGACTGTAAAACACCGGCTAGAGTTTTCAGGAGACAAAATACACAGAGAAGGAAACCCGGAAACAGAAAATAACACTAATACAAGTCATAATGCCACAGCATCTGACACATCTACCACTGTATCCACACCTACTGTGAAATCTGAAATAGTTGACATTGAATCTGAAGGTAAAATGGAAAAGAATGAAGAATCTCCAGCAATACCAATGGCTCTATTACCAGTAGTGAAACTAGAGAACTGTGACTATATCCTCAGTGAAGACGGGACCTCAGTTAGCTTTGCATATGCTACTAAGTGCCTTTCGCCATTGAAAAGTGGTTGCAGAAGCAGCTCTGGGTCGAGTAATTACCTGAAACAAAGAACCCAACTCTCTATGGACATATCAGATGAAGAAGAGTTCAAAAGGGCACTAGCAGAAATGTTCAACTCTCCTGTCAAAAGCAGATCCAAATATGACCTTATTGAAAGAACATTCCAG GGAACAATGATGTTACGTACACGATGTTTACAGTGTGAGTCATCCAGAGAACGGCAGGAAGATTTTCATGATGTCAGTGTACCAGTTAGAATTGAAAAGTCAGACAGCGACACTGAAGATg AAGATGATATTCAGAGCAAATGTGATCTACTGGATTTGATTGAGGCTTCGACAGAGGTAGAAAAATTGCTGGAAGAGAACAAGTACTACTGtgatgaatgtaaaacatatgtgGAAGCAGAGCGTTCAATGCACTATGATGTCATGCCAGATATTCTTACTCTGCATCTCAAGCGTTTCTCATCAGAGACTGG gAATCCAAGTAACATCACAAAGATCAATGATCATGTTGATATACCTCTGAATCTGCCTTGTCTACGTTACAAATGTGCACAGTCCTGTCTCAGGCCAGATCATAG GTATAGGTTGTATGGTATAGTGACGCATTCTGGAGTAACTCTCACCTCGGGACACTACTTAGCTTATGTAAGATCATTACCAAATCAACCAACAGACAATGTTCCCAGTAGACAACAAACACTAATAGGAATTACagacaatgaaaataaatctagtgAAATAAGTGAGAATTTGCTTAACAAAATGGATAAATCAATGCCAGCTACTCGGCGCAAGATGGGTGTCGCTACAAAGTTACCATCTCGTTTCAGTGATAATGTGATAGCTAATACAAAAGTAAAAGCATTTGAATCTGTTGCTGTGAAAAAAATGAAGCCAGATCTTGTCGCTACCTTGTTGCCAAGTAAACACTATGATGGAGAATGGTTTGAATGTGATGATGAAACAGTTCGTGTTTTTGATGAATCCGATTTTGTGGAACTATTATCGGAAAAATCTGGATCTCTACTTGGAACTCCATATCTCCTCTTTTATCACAAAGCAACTATGTGTTAA